From Betta splendens chromosome 3, fBetSpl5.4, whole genome shotgun sequence, the proteins below share one genomic window:
- the LOC114852095 gene encoding UDP-glucuronosyltransferase 2C1-like, translating to MRVLYGCSALLLLVILAPRVCEAGKILVFPSEGSHWVNMDIILQALHSQGHNITIVRSSKSWYVKENSSCYHIYTVQVERSSYQKLANLMTEFLKFERGALSLGFLQMAVGMIGSFVDVHKIIGEYALAILEDQELIRILKDTKFDLVLTDPCWGTGIILAKYLNLPLVFNVRWLTPIEGHLAIAPSPLSYIPITRSGYTDKMTFFQRVKNIFFHLMSQTQRYLVTKLAYQPICDKYLGPGNDFNDMVLDADIWLMRADFVFEYPRPTMPNVVYIGGFQCKPPKPLPQPFDDFVQSSGEHGVIIMSLGTFVSELPADITKKISAVFAELPQKVIWKHKGAKPDNLGNNTLVVDWMPQNDLLGHPKVKLFVAHGGTNGVQEAIYHGVPVVGLPLFFDQYDNLLRLKERGGAKLLTIQTVDKDNNFLEAIQEVLNEPSYTLSMQRLSRLHRDQPMEPLDNAVFWIEHVMRHKGANHLKAESYRLPWYVYHSVDVIVFVAGAVLLFLLTVFFSIRCLYTVMCKRKVKRN from the coding sequence ATGAGGGTGCTGTATGGCTGCAGTGCTTTGCTGCTGCTCGTCATCCTCGCTCCCAGGGTCTGTGAAGCAGGCAAAATCCTGGTCTTTCCTAGTGAAGGGAGCCACTGGGTAAACATGGATATTATCCTTCAAGCTCTGCACTCACAAGGACACAACATCACTATTGTTCGCTCCAGTAAAAGTTGGTACGTCAAGGAAAACTCCTCCTGTTACCATATATATACTGTCCAAGTGGAGAGGAGTTCGTATCAGAAGTTGGCAAACCTCATGACTGAGTTCCTTAAATTTGAAAGGGGGGCTCTTTCATTGGGATTTCTGCAAATGGCTGTAGGAATGATAGGTTCGTTTGTTGACGTTCACAAAATAATAGGTGAATATGCATTAGCAATCCTGGAGGATCAagagttaattagaatattgaAGGACACCAAGTTTGACCTTGTTCTTACTGACCCCTGTTGGGGCACTGGAATCATTTTGGCCAAATATTTGAATCTTCCTTTGGTCTTCAATGTTCGCTGGTTAACACCTATTGAGGGTCACCTCGCAATTGCTCCTTCACCTTTATCATATATTCCTATAACAAGATCTGGCTACACtgataaaatgacattttttcagagagttaaaaacatattttttcatCTCATGTCCCAAACACAACGTTACCTAGTGACTAAGCTAGCATATCAGCCAATATGTGACAAATATCTTGGGCCTGGTAATGATTTTAATGACATGGTGCTTGATGCAGATATTTGGCTGATGCGAGCAGACTTTGTGTTTGAGTATCCACGTCCCACCATGCCCAATGTTGTGTACATCGGCGGCTTCCAGTGTAAGCCTCCCAAACCTCTGCCTCAGCCGTTTGACGACTTTGTGCAGAGTTCTGGGGAACATGGAGTCATAATTATGTCTCTGGGAACTTTTGTAAGTGAACTTCCTGCTGACATAACAAAGAAGAtctctgctgtttttgctgAACTACCTCAGAAGGTCATCTGGAAACACAAAGGTGCCAAACCAGACAACCTGGGCAACAACACTTTAGTAGTGGACTGGATGCCACAGAATGACCTGCTTGGACATCCAAAGGTTAAACTGTTTGTGGCTCACGGAGGAACAAATGGAGTGCAAGAAGCTATTTACCATGGAGTACCAGTGGTAGgccttcctctgttctttgaCCAGTACGACAACCTGCTGCGACTGAAAGAGAGAGGTGGGGCTAAGCTGCTGACCATTCAAACAGTGGACAAAGATAACAACTTCCTGGAGGCCATACAGGAAGTCTTGAATGAGCCCTCCTACACTCTGAGCATGCAGAGACTCTCCAGGCTGCACAGAGACCAGCCCATGGAGCCGCTGGACAACGCTGTCTTCTGGATAGAACATGTTATGAGACATAAAGGTGCCAATCACCTAAAAGCAGAGTCTTACAGGCTGCCCTGGTATGTCTACCACTCTGTGGATGtaattgtgtttgtggctgGGGCCGTCCTGCTCTTCTTGTTAACTGTTTTCTTCTCAATTAGGTGTTTATACACTGTGATGTGTAAGCGTAAAGTGAAACGTAATTAA
- the LOC114852093 gene encoding UDP-glucuronosyltransferase 2C1-like isoform X1, which yields MGLLYGCSALLLLVILAPRAYEAGNILVFPTEGSHWVNMDILLQALHSQGHNITIVRSSKSWYVEDNSSCYHIYTVQVERSLDQKFLSNLVFQAIEFERGALPWRRFLHMAVGMIGMCVDVHKMIGEYALAILQDQELIRVLKDTKFDLVLTDPCWGTGIILAKYLNLPLVYNVRWLTPIEGHLAIAPSPLSYIPITGSGYTDKMTFFQRVKNIFFHLIPHTQNYLVAKLAYQPICDKYLGPDNDFNDMVLDADIWLMRADFVFEYPRPTMPNVVYIGGFQCKPPKPLPQPFDDFVQSSGEHGVIIMSLGTFVSELPAEITKKIAAVFAELPQKVIWKHKGAKPDNLGNNTLVVDWMPQNDLLGHPKVKLFVAHGGTNGVQEAIYHGVPVVGLPLFFDQYDNLLRLKERGGAKLLTIQTVDKDNNFLEAIQEVLNEPSYTLSMQRLSRLHRDQPMEPLDNAVFWIEHVMRHKGANHLKAESYRLPWYVYHSVDVIVFVAGAVLLFLLTVFFSIRCLYTVMCKRKVKRD from the coding sequence ATGGGGCTGCTGTATGGCTGCAGTGCTTTGCTGCTCCTCGTCATCCTTGCTCCCAGAGCCTATGAAGCAGGCAACATCTTGGTCTTTCCTACTGAAGGGAGCCACTGGGTAAACATGGACATTCTCCTTCAAGCTCTGCACTCACAAGGGCACAACATCACTATTGTTCGCTCCAGTAAAAGTTGGTACGTCGAGGACAACTCCTCCTGTTACCATATATATACTGTCCAAGTGGAGAGGAGTCTAGATCAGAAGTTCCTCTCAAACCTTGTGTTTCAGGCCATTGAATTTGAAAGGGGGGCTCTTCCCTGGAGGCGTTTTCTCCACATGGCTGTAGGAATGATAggtatgtgtgttgatgttcaCAAAATGATAGGTGAATATGCATTAGCAATCCTGCAGGATCAAGAGTTGATTAGAGTATTGAAGGACACTAAGTTTGACCTTGTTCTTACTGACCCCTGTTGGGGCACTGGAATCATTTTGGCCAAATATTTGAATCTTCCTTTGGTCTACAATGTTCGCTGGTTAACACCTATTGAGGGTCACCTCGCAATTGCTCCTTCACCTTTATCATATATTCCTATAACTGGATCTGGCTACACTgataaaatgactttttttcagagagttaaaaacatattttttcatCTAATACCTCACACACAAAATTACCTAGTGGCTAAGCTAGCATATCAGCCAATATGTGACAAATATCTTGGGCCTGATAATGACTTTAATGACATGGTGCTTGATGCAGATATTTGGCTGATGCGAGCAGACTTTGTGTTTGAGTATCCACGTCCCACCATGCCCAATGTTGTGTACATCGGCGGCTTCCAGTGTAAGCCTCCCAAACCTCTGCCTCAGCCGTTTGACGACTTTGTGCAGAGTTCTGGGGAACATGGAGTCATAATTATGTCTCTGGGAACTTTTGTAAGTGAACTTCCTGCTGAAATAACAAAGAAGATCGCTGCTGTTTTTGCCGAACTACCTCAGAAGGTCATCTGGAAACACAAAGGTGCCAAACCAGACAACCTGGGCAACAACACTTTAGTAGTGGACTGGATGCCACAGAATGACCTGCTTGGACATCCAAAGGTTAAACTGTTTGTGGCCCATGGAGGAACAAATGGAGTGCAAGAAGCTATTTACCATGGAGTACCAGTGGTAGgccttcctctgttctttgaCCAGTACGACAACCTGCTGCGACTGAAAGAGAGAGGTGGGGCTAAGCTGCTAACCATTCAAACAGTGGACAAAGATAACAACTTCCTGGAGGCCATACAGGAAGTCTTGAATGAGCCCTCCTACACTCTGAGCATGCAGAGACTCTCCAGGCTGCACAGAGACCAGCCCATGGAGCCGCTGGACAACGCTGTCTTCTGGATAGAACACGTTATGAGACATAAAGGTGCCAATCACCTAAAAGCAGAGTCTTACAGGCTGCCCTGGTATGTCTACCACTCTGTGGATGtaattgtgtttgtggctgGGGCCGTCCTGCTCTTCTTGTTAACCGTTTTCTTCTCAATTAGGTGTTTATACACTGTGATGTGTAAGCGTAAAGTGAAACGTGATTAA
- the LOC114852093 gene encoding UDP-glucuronosyltransferase 2B13-like isoform X3 — translation MGLLYGCSALLLLVILAPRAYEAGNILVFPTEGSHWVNMDILLQALHSQGHNITIVRSSKSWYVEDNSSCYHIYTVQVERSLDQKFLSNLVFQAIEFERGALPWRRFLHMAVGMIDIWLMRADFVFEYPRPTMPNVVYIGGFQCKPPKPLPQPFDDFVQSSGEHGVIIMSLGTFVSELPAEITKKIAAVFAELPQKVIWKHKGAKPDNLGNNTLVVDWMPQNDLLGHPKVKLFVAHGGTNGVQEAIYHGVPVVGLPLFFDQYDNLLRLKERGGAKLLTIQTVDKDNNFLEAIQEVLNEPSYTLSMQRLSRLHRDQPMEPLDNAVFWIEHVMRHKGANHLKAESYRLPWYVYHSVDVIVFVAGAVLLFLLTVFFSIRCLYTVMCKRKVKRD, via the exons ATGGGGCTGCTGTATGGCTGCAGTGCTTTGCTGCTCCTCGTCATCCTTGCTCCCAGAGCCTATGAAGCAGGCAACATCTTGGTCTTTCCTACTGAAGGGAGCCACTGGGTAAACATGGACATTCTCCTTCAAGCTCTGCACTCACAAGGGCACAACATCACTATTGTTCGCTCCAGTAAAAGTTGGTACGTCGAGGACAACTCCTCCTGTTACCATATATATACTGTCCAAGTGGAGAGGAGTCTAGATCAGAAGTTCCTCTCAAACCTTGTGTTTCAGGCCATTGAATTTGAAAGGGGGGCTCTTCCCTGGAGGCGTTTTCTCCACATGGCTGTAGGAATGATAg ATATTTGGCTGATGCGAGCAGACTTTGTGTTTGAGTATCCACGTCCCACCATGCCCAATGTTGTGTACATCGGCGGCTTCCAGTGTAAGCCTCCCAAACCTCTGCCTCAGCCGTTTGACGACTTTGTGCAGAGTTCTGGGGAACATGGAGTCATAATTATGTCTCTGGGAACTTTTGTAAGTGAACTTCCTGCTGAAATAACAAAGAAGATCGCTGCTGTTTTTGCCGAACTACCTCAGAAGGTCATCTGGAAACACAAAGGTGCCAAACCAGACAACCTGGGCAACAACACTTTAGTAGTGGACTGGATGCCACAGAATGACCTGCTTGGACATCCAAAGGTTAAACTGTTTGTGGCCCATGGAGGAACAAATGGAGTGCAAGAAGCTATTTACCATGGAGTACCAGTGGTAGgccttcctctgttctttgaCCAGTACGACAACCTGCTGCGACTGAAAGAGAGAGGTGGGGCTAAGCTGCTAACCATTCAAACAGTGGACAAAGATAACAACTTCCTGGAGGCCATACAGGAAGTCTTGAATGAGCCCTCCTACACTCTGAGCATGCAGAGACTCTCCAGGCTGCACAGAGACCAGCCCATGGAGCCGCTGGACAACGCTGTCTTCTGGATAGAACACGTTATGAGACATAAAGGTGCCAATCACCTAAAAGCAGAGTCTTACAGGCTGCCCTGGTATGTCTACCACTCTGTGGATGtaattgtgtttgtggctgGGGCCGTCCTGCTCTTCTTGTTAACCGTTTTCTTCTCAATTAGGTGTTTATACACTGTGATGTGTAAGCGTAAAGTGAAACGTGATTAA
- the LOC114852093 gene encoding UDP-glucuronosyltransferase 2B13-like isoform X4 — protein sequence MAVGMIDIWLMRADFVFEYPRPTMPNVVYIGGFQCKPPKPLPQPFDDFVQSSGEHGVIIMSLGTFVSELPAEITKKIAAVFAELPQKVIWKHKGAKPDNLGNNTLVVDWMPQNDLLGHPKVKLFVAHGGTNGVQEAIYHGVPVVGLPLFFDQYDNLLRLKERGGAKLLTIQTVDKDNNFLEAIQEVLNEPSYTLSMQRLSRLHRDQPMEPLDNAVFWIEHVMRHKGANHLKAESYRLPWYVYHSVDVIVFVAGAVLLFLLTVFFSIRCLYTVMCKRKVKRD from the exons ATGGCTGTAGGAATGATAg ATATTTGGCTGATGCGAGCAGACTTTGTGTTTGAGTATCCACGTCCCACCATGCCCAATGTTGTGTACATCGGCGGCTTCCAGTGTAAGCCTCCCAAACCTCTGCCTCAGCCGTTTGACGACTTTGTGCAGAGTTCTGGGGAACATGGAGTCATAATTATGTCTCTGGGAACTTTTGTAAGTGAACTTCCTGCTGAAATAACAAAGAAGATCGCTGCTGTTTTTGCCGAACTACCTCAGAAGGTCATCTGGAAACACAAAGGTGCCAAACCAGACAACCTGGGCAACAACACTTTAGTAGTGGACTGGATGCCACAGAATGACCTGCTTGGACATCCAAAGGTTAAACTGTTTGTGGCCCATGGAGGAACAAATGGAGTGCAAGAAGCTATTTACCATGGAGTACCAGTGGTAGgccttcctctgttctttgaCCAGTACGACAACCTGCTGCGACTGAAAGAGAGAGGTGGGGCTAAGCTGCTAACCATTCAAACAGTGGACAAAGATAACAACTTCCTGGAGGCCATACAGGAAGTCTTGAATGAGCCCTCCTACACTCTGAGCATGCAGAGACTCTCCAGGCTGCACAGAGACCAGCCCATGGAGCCGCTGGACAACGCTGTCTTCTGGATAGAACACGTTATGAGACATAAAGGTGCCAATCACCTAAAAGCAGAGTCTTACAGGCTGCCCTGGTATGTCTACCACTCTGTGGATGtaattgtgtttgtggctgGGGCCGTCCTGCTCTTCTTGTTAACCGTTTTCTTCTCAATTAGGTGTTTATACACTGTGATGTGTAAGCGTAAAGTGAAACGTGATTAA
- the LOC114852093 gene encoding UDP-glucuronosyltransferase 2A3-like isoform X2: MAVGMIGMCVDVHKMIGEYALAILQDQELIRVLKDTKFDLVLTDPCWGTGIILAKYLNLPLVYNVRWLTPIEGHLAIAPSPLSYIPITGSGYTDKMTFFQRVKNIFFHLIPHTQNYLVAKLAYQPICDKYLGPDNDFNDMVLDADIWLMRADFVFEYPRPTMPNVVYIGGFQCKPPKPLPQPFDDFVQSSGEHGVIIMSLGTFVSELPAEITKKIAAVFAELPQKVIWKHKGAKPDNLGNNTLVVDWMPQNDLLGHPKVKLFVAHGGTNGVQEAIYHGVPVVGLPLFFDQYDNLLRLKERGGAKLLTIQTVDKDNNFLEAIQEVLNEPSYTLSMQRLSRLHRDQPMEPLDNAVFWIEHVMRHKGANHLKAESYRLPWYVYHSVDVIVFVAGAVLLFLLTVFFSIRCLYTVMCKRKVKRD, encoded by the coding sequence ATGGCTGTAGGAATGATAggtatgtgtgttgatgttcaCAAAATGATAGGTGAATATGCATTAGCAATCCTGCAGGATCAAGAGTTGATTAGAGTATTGAAGGACACTAAGTTTGACCTTGTTCTTACTGACCCCTGTTGGGGCACTGGAATCATTTTGGCCAAATATTTGAATCTTCCTTTGGTCTACAATGTTCGCTGGTTAACACCTATTGAGGGTCACCTCGCAATTGCTCCTTCACCTTTATCATATATTCCTATAACTGGATCTGGCTACACTgataaaatgactttttttcagagagttaaaaacatattttttcatCTAATACCTCACACACAAAATTACCTAGTGGCTAAGCTAGCATATCAGCCAATATGTGACAAATATCTTGGGCCTGATAATGACTTTAATGACATGGTGCTTGATGCAGATATTTGGCTGATGCGAGCAGACTTTGTGTTTGAGTATCCACGTCCCACCATGCCCAATGTTGTGTACATCGGCGGCTTCCAGTGTAAGCCTCCCAAACCTCTGCCTCAGCCGTTTGACGACTTTGTGCAGAGTTCTGGGGAACATGGAGTCATAATTATGTCTCTGGGAACTTTTGTAAGTGAACTTCCTGCTGAAATAACAAAGAAGATCGCTGCTGTTTTTGCCGAACTACCTCAGAAGGTCATCTGGAAACACAAAGGTGCCAAACCAGACAACCTGGGCAACAACACTTTAGTAGTGGACTGGATGCCACAGAATGACCTGCTTGGACATCCAAAGGTTAAACTGTTTGTGGCCCATGGAGGAACAAATGGAGTGCAAGAAGCTATTTACCATGGAGTACCAGTGGTAGgccttcctctgttctttgaCCAGTACGACAACCTGCTGCGACTGAAAGAGAGAGGTGGGGCTAAGCTGCTAACCATTCAAACAGTGGACAAAGATAACAACTTCCTGGAGGCCATACAGGAAGTCTTGAATGAGCCCTCCTACACTCTGAGCATGCAGAGACTCTCCAGGCTGCACAGAGACCAGCCCATGGAGCCGCTGGACAACGCTGTCTTCTGGATAGAACACGTTATGAGACATAAAGGTGCCAATCACCTAAAAGCAGAGTCTTACAGGCTGCCCTGGTATGTCTACCACTCTGTGGATGtaattgtgtttgtggctgGGGCCGTCCTGCTCTTCTTGTTAACCGTTTTCTTCTCAATTAGGTGTTTATACACTGTGATGTGTAAGCGTAAAGTGAAACGTGATTAA
- the LOC114852836 gene encoding calcium homeostasis modulator protein 6 isoform X1 — MESRQQWLTRLKNELSNSPLVSNVAFGFILMGLEKLVELEFECPCSPTWNGVFSSAFFIIPAVMAFTLMLIIQGCRCDMWCRKTVSLSSFVPAIVWLILLFLDGQYFACAMTDWEGRFVLVDKAAPQKWCEPISEGAVTPQELMLRSQQLFVFSQVIGIILLIFICVGLVVYVIRESCQREVEMQDADVAELTVLRMSSLRTRTS, encoded by the exons ATGGAAAGTAGACAACAATGGCTTACCAGGCTGAAAAATGAACTTAGCAACAGTCCTCTGGTGTCAAACGTGGCATTTGGCTTCATCCTCATGGGACTAgagaagctggtggagctggagtttgAGTGTCCTTGCAGCCCTACGTGGAATGGAGTGTTTTCATCAGCGTTCTTCATCATCCCCGCCGTGATGGCCTTCACCTTGATGCTGATCATTCAAGGATGCAGGTGTGACATGTGGTGCAGGAAAACGGTCTCCCTCTCCAGCTTCGTTCCCGCGATCGTCTGGCTGATTTTGCTGTTTCTCGACGGCCAGTACTTCGCTTGCGCTATGACAGACTGGGAGGGTAGATTTGTCCTAGTGGACAAGGCTGCGCCGCAGAAGTGGTGTGAGCCAATTAGTGAGGGCGCTGTCACGCCACAAGAACTGATGCTCCGCTCCCAGCAGCTGTTCGTCTTCTCTCAG GTTATAGGCATAATCCTCCTCATTTTCATCTGTGTGGGTCTCGTAGTGTATGTAATCAGAGAAAGCTGCCAACGGGAGGTGGAGATGCAGGATGCAGACGTAGCAGAGCTCACCGTGCTCAGGATGAGCTCTCTGCGGACCAGGACGTCGTGA
- the LOC114852836 gene encoding uncharacterized protein LOC114852836 isoform X2 gives MESRQQWLTRLKNELSNSPLVSNVAFGFILMGLEKLVELEFECPCSPTWNGVFSSAFFIIPAVMAFTLMLIIQGCRCDMWCRKTVSLSSFVPAIVWLILLFLDGQYFACAMTDWEGRFVLVDKAAPQKWCEPISEGAVTPQELMLRSQQLFVFSQCM, from the exons ATGGAAAGTAGACAACAATGGCTTACCAGGCTGAAAAATGAACTTAGCAACAGTCCTCTGGTGTCAAACGTGGCATTTGGCTTCATCCTCATGGGACTAgagaagctggtggagctggagtttgAGTGTCCTTGCAGCCCTACGTGGAATGGAGTGTTTTCATCAGCGTTCTTCATCATCCCCGCCGTGATGGCCTTCACCTTGATGCTGATCATTCAAGGATGCAGGTGTGACATGTGGTGCAGGAAAACGGTCTCCCTCTCCAGCTTCGTTCCCGCGATCGTCTGGCTGATTTTGCTGTTTCTCGACGGCCAGTACTTCGCTTGCGCTATGACAGACTGGGAGGGTAGATTTGTCCTAGTGGACAAGGCTGCGCCGCAGAAGTGGTGTGAGCCAATTAGTGAGGGCGCTGTCACGCCACAAGAACTGATGCTCCGCTCCCAGCAGCTGTTCGTCTTCTCTCAG TGTATGTAA